A genomic window from Candidatus Thiocaldithrix dubininis includes:
- a CDS encoding NAD(P)/FAD-dependent oxidoreductase, whose amino-acid sequence MHTINRRRFLKTLLAGTALSSVGFPAIVGAAGQRVVVIGGGTGGATLAKYLRRLDSLLDITLIEKNAIYTTCYMSNEVLIGERTLESLQFNYDALKKQGINVVIDEVTAVNYDSQLVITKSGSSYPYDRCVVSPGVDFHYERITGYSEAAIESVPHAWKAGSQTTLLRNQLQAMPNGGTVVVAAPPNPYRCPPAPYERASQIAYYLKQHKPNSKVIVLDPKPSFTKQALFEQAWTELYGYKTNNALLEWHSGEQASGVVEVDVASKTVTTEFGDQIQAAVLNIIPPQKAGKLAFDADLVDSTGWCPVNKLTFESTRHAKVHVIGDACMADSLPKSGFAANSEAKVCAAAIYALLKGQEVESPAFSNGCYSLVGKDYAISVVGVYRLSDDGKIVEGIAGSGGNSSLTATAQDRLFDASYAYSWYNNFTKDVFQ is encoded by the coding sequence ATGCACACGATAAATCGTAGACGCTTTTTAAAAACATTGCTCGCAGGCACGGCCTTAAGCAGTGTTGGCTTTCCCGCCATTGTCGGCGCTGCCGGACAACGCGTCGTGGTGATTGGCGGTGGTACAGGTGGCGCAACCCTTGCGAAATACTTACGGCGTTTAGACAGCCTATTGGATATAACGCTGATTGAAAAAAATGCCATTTACACCACCTGTTATATGAGCAATGAGGTGTTAATTGGTGAGCGCACCTTGGAATCCCTGCAATTCAATTACGATGCGTTGAAAAAACAAGGGATTAATGTTGTCATTGATGAAGTTACCGCCGTTAATTACGACAGCCAATTAGTCATTACTAAAAGCGGCAGCAGCTACCCCTATGATCGCTGCGTTGTCTCACCCGGTGTGGATTTTCATTACGAACGTATTACAGGTTATAGCGAAGCAGCTATTGAAAGCGTGCCACACGCATGGAAAGCGGGTTCGCAAACCACCTTATTGCGCAATCAATTACAAGCAATGCCCAATGGTGGCACAGTGGTAGTAGCTGCACCGCCGAATCCTTATCGCTGCCCACCGGCACCGTATGAACGTGCTAGCCAAATTGCGTACTACTTAAAGCAACATAAACCTAATTCTAAGGTTATCGTACTTGACCCCAAACCCAGCTTTACTAAACAAGCCTTGTTTGAACAAGCGTGGACAGAGCTCTATGGCTATAAAACCAATAATGCGTTATTAGAATGGCATTCTGGCGAACAAGCTTCGGGGGTTGTGGAGGTAGATGTTGCTTCTAAAACCGTTACCACAGAATTTGGTGATCAAATCCAAGCGGCGGTTTTAAATATTATTCCGCCACAAAAAGCAGGTAAGCTAGCGTTTGATGCAGATTTAGTGGATAGCACGGGCTGGTGTCCTGTCAATAAATTGACGTTTGAATCTACCCGTCACGCGAAAGTGCATGTGATTGGGGATGCTTGCATGGCGGATTCCTTACCTAAATCCGGATTCGCTGCCAACTCCGAAGCCAAAGTCTGCGCCGCCGCTATTTATGCTTTATTAAAAGGACAAGAAGTTGAAAGCCCTGCTTTCTCCAATGGCTGTTACAGTTTGGTCGGTAAAGATTATGCCATTTCAGTCGTGGGGGTCTATCGCTTATCCGATGACGGCAAAATCGTTGAAGGTATCGCAGGCAGTGGCGGTAACTCTTCACTAACTGCAACCGCTCAAGATCGCTTATTTGATGCCAGCTATGCTTACAGTTGGTACAACAATTTCACCAAAGACGTGTTTCAATAA